GTGAGGTTACTGGACTAACGGCAGAAAGATTGTAGTTTAATCCATTGTTGAATCAAGATTCCTCCTTTCTGCACATCCCCGACAGTACGTTAGTCCACAGATGTGTGGTTGTGTCACAATGGCTAATGCACACGCCATGTACCTTTTATTATGATGGGTATTTTAAGGGGATGACATTAGACAAAACCTTGTCTGCTTGTTTTACCtttagaattgtgattgtgtgtttttgaagTTCTGGATAAATCTGATGTGTTTTTACACAAGGGCAGTTCCACAAATTAGGCATCCTCAGTCAATTTCAAAATCACCCCATTACATATGGGGTGTAATTTTGAAGGCAATTCTCTAGTTTTTAGAAATATGCCATTTATGGAATAAGTCGACGGTTTGACAAACATGAAACTGAATGCAACCCTATCATAATTGGCAACATACAAATAGCATTATTTTCCCTGAGTTACATACAATCAAGGGGGAAGATTGCTTCTGTTTTATTGATAAGGGTCTGCTACAAGTACATATAGAAAAAATGTGTACATAAGTCCTCAAAACATTTAGCTATTTTGATACCATCACAGCGTGGATGATGAAGCCAGTATGTCTGACAACATCGTACTTTGATCATTTCTACTTCTGAAGGTGGACACGTTATTTCTGTCTGAATTACAGTACTAATTAGTTGACATGCCACGCCTACAAGCCACTTCATGATTAAACTAGTGGTTCCCCACATCTTTAGTGTGTGAAATTGTGGAGCTGCCCTCAAGTAGAATCTACTTGTGAGGACTGCAGGGAATATTATCTGGGGAGGAAAGAATggtttatttttcataaattgcatttttaaatgtttaattccaAACCCTACTGCTTTTATACCAGATTATGCTGGTTGAGGGATGTATAGTCTGAGGCACAAGTTTAAAAAGGTAACTTTGAAATGGGAAAACagtagcatttttatacatgccacattatgtatgtatgtatgtatgtatgtacacagTGAAGCTTTTCATATGcagttaaagtatttattttaacactgtACACTAAAGATTCTGGGTATTACAAATAACGGCTTGTGTTTTTTGTAGAGGATGTGTATAAATCGGAAGCCTCGTCACACAAAGTGCCAGATATCTTTGTACGTACCGtgcaagaaacaaataaaaaaatggtaacagtttgaaatgtgtttttttttttttttttttccccttccttTTTAAGATTGGGGATCACAGCTAGCCACATccttgctgtgtgtgtttttcttggtaTCAAAGATGCATGGCTCTTCTGCAATTGAGAATATTCATGGTTTCAATGTGTTGGAAGTTGTGGTATTCTTTCTTTTGTAggctgtaatagttttttttttaattgtatggaATATAGATTTGCTCTGTATAGGCTGGCATTCTATGGTTCTCTCAGTGATTCTCTTCCATTATACAGcaggtgttatatatatatatatatatatatatatatatatatatatatatatatatatatatatatattttttacacctTGCTTCATACGGGCATACCATTGCATCTGATATACCATTCCCCTCTTCGATTATGCCCCTGGAGGTGCTTTTCTCTTGTTATAAAAACTCCCACTTCCACTCCGTTTTAACACGAAAGGCAGCGAACACTGCCcagttaatacattttaatactttTTCTACTGGAAGTGGAAACATGTAATTTCAACAAGGACATACAATAATGTGAAAGATACATCATTAAAAGTGAAATGTACAATATGAACTGGTAATGTGATTACACTTTGGTATAGTATATATaaattttattacttgttaaggAAGAAAACTGggacaaaagttaaaaaaaaaagagctagAACCTTGTTTAAAATCTTATCTCCTGCTTATTGACTTAATAGATTTACACTGGTAGCATGCGGCCCATGACGGTTATGGTGCGAATTTTAATTCACAATTAAATTGCGGCTACACACAAAGGTTCATTTCTCGTATGAGTACTACTGGACACACTTAGTTTTGTGTGGCCAAGGAAACAGGCCAGTACTTTGTCACAAAAGTGCACGCATAATAAAGCACTCAAACTGTTAGGATAAATTTGGAGCCCAAAACCAGGTTTTACTGCTGTCAAGGAACCCATAGGATGCAGTTTGATTTACAGACAGTTGCAATCTGCTTGGAAATTCAGATAGCTCCTATTTTACTATATTCTCAGTACTTAACTGCTACTGCTCATTAACTCATTCCACTACGCATCACAAGTGTTTTGAGAGGTTAATGTATTAAATGAGGTCAAAAAATATGTTGAAaacaacttaaaagaaaaaaaaaagattcaaaaatGCAGATTTTCTAATGGGCCATTCATGTTTGGGTactaaaagaagaaaacaaaaagaacaaaatatGTACACTTTATTTTGCAATAACCAGAACATAAACTAAGGACTTAACATTTAGGCAATTTTAGCATACATGTGAGTTTGCATGGCCACAGTGCATCTTTCAGGCCATGAAATAAGTGGTGTTTGATTGAGCGCAACTTAGAAATACATATCCTAGCCTGACAATAACTACATTTTCATTGCACATAGCAAAGAACTGAAACATTGTTGCAGTTGTTGGTATTAAAACATTTTCTAATCACAAGTTGAAAACACAGAAGAGTTTTGCACTCCGAGTCAGCTAGTTCATAATTTagactgctttttaaaaaattatgattattattcaATGCAGTAAATACGAATTCAACGATGCTGCTTGTCATGTGCCACTTACAATTTGGTTTGACAAACAACATGTGCAAGACTAGTTTCAGAAATAAGGAATGTCAAATCTcaccagtacatttttaaaaggaaactaCACCAAAACAGCCCGTCAAAAAGATAAAGCTTTTGCCAATACAGAGGCTCACTTCCATTCttagtattatatatttttttgtttctcatgATAAAAGTGTAAGAATTGTACAAGATACGAAAACTAATATACAAGCTTTACAGAAAGGACACCATTttaagtacttaaaaaaaaaaaaaaaaaaaaagtctctttgAAAAGTCTACAAAGAATCTGCAAAAATACTGGATGTATTTTATCTGCCAGAATAAATCACTAATATACAAGACATCACTGATGTCAAGACATTTAGATAAACAAGCCACATGGACACCCATAGGCTCATTTGTTTCCTATAAAAAACAAGCAAGTACTGTACATGTAAGGCTTCCAGAATTTAGAATATTTTCTTATTTGCTTCAATGATGTGTAGTCAATTAACTACACTTGTACAAAAAAAGTGCAAGATTGTGTGCCAATAGAGCTACTGTatcccttttttttttcattgtaagaGACTTCTGGTTTGCCAAACAGTGACCTCTTACATCAGATGGCTTAAGAGCAATTTTCCCCCTCATCATACACttagtaaaaatataaatatcttttaaagtacaaaaatattaGTAAGAATTTCTGATGGAAACAGGAAATACAGATTGAAAATGTCAATAGGTCTGTGAAAGGGTATAATGTAGCTTTTAAGATTTAATAGCAACGTTATTTTGTCTGAAGTTGTAAGACAATCGGATTGCATGTGGCAGGTACACGCACATTACAATCAAACTTATTCTTGGCTGTTCACTGGTAAACCCTGAAGGTCCCAGAAACCCAGCTTTATTTCTGCCAAGGATTTGGTTATGCTCTTCAAAAGCCATTCTATGAATTCAGTCCTTTTGTGTTAGATTCTTCAGGTTTTAGACCAGAACTTGTCTCTTGTGCAGAGGTACCAGGGTTATCCGTCTCACTGGAGACATCATGGTCAAGCCTCCTTCTCTTAGTAGGTTTATCATAGTTTTCCTCATGCTTACTGTTGTCATTACCATCAGTCACAATAGCACATTCTCTATCACTCAGGGAGTCCTGTTTGCTACAGCCGTTTGTGTCCTTTTCTATAGGAGGTGGTTCTTGGGTGTGACTGGCTGGTCCATTTGCCAATAAACCTTCAGTTTTAActtcattcaaacaggacaatgCTTCAGCTGGGTCATGAGCAGCTATTCCTAGAAATGAAATCAAGAATGCTTGTACATGACAGCAAATAATTCATCGTCTCTTGCTTTAAAAAATCTGTTAAATAGTGAAATATTGACCCCTTATCAAACCTACAACTATATTTAGTAaatagaacaatgtaggtaaggtaTATTACATTGTGAAAGGCAAACAACGTTGGTCagattctaataaaaaaaaagtaatagtgTAAGTGACAATTAAACATGTGCTATACATTTATCATCACTTCTGTAAAAACAAACTCTTACAGCTCACAGCGtctatcctatatatatatatatatatatatatatatatatatattgctcacCGTTCTGATTACTGCTGTCGTCCCTCTCTGAATGGCTCGCACTGCTGTTGGAGGTAGTAGGGGGAGGAGAAGCTGCACGACTTGATGCAGCACTTTCAGTTTCATCGAGGAGACGGTCCATGTAATCCCTGAGAAATGACCAAAAAATACCAATGGTCAACTGTTGCAGACCACTGAACTGATCTTGAACACAAGACACTAACCAACGattttatgaagaaataaaaaaaaagaagtcagaGTGAGAGACACACCGTCACACCTAAAAATCAGTGCCCAGTTAAAACACCCAGTAAATACATCCCTActttaaaatgttacaatatactaGAAAATCTACAATAACTACTTGAGGCCTCTGCATTACAGTACATGGGCATAGTATTTTACAGTCGTAGATCCATACTTTAGGTAGAACTTAATTTACCACAACACAGAGGTTAGGCAATAAGAAATAAGACAACTCCACAGTGTTGAACCAAGGTAGAGAAAGGGTCACCCTGCTGCCTGTCTTATTCATAAGGAATGAACAAAAGTAATAACTTACGTGACACCAGGATGAAGATTGTATTTCCTTTTTCCAAGTCTGGTTTGCTGTGCAAAGAAATCATAACGCTCAGATTTCTTCCACATGTAATAAAAGGCCACACATTCTCCTACTGATCTAGTTCTCACCTGTAAAATTTAATTTATTACAAATCAAATAACTATATTAATACTCATGTATCACACAGCTAGATAGCAGCTTACATGTTTTCAGGTAAATTctgccttttttaaaattgtatttagttGACTGATTAACTATATTTGGATGCATCCTAATAAATGAGGTAAAACTAAACTCAAATCAAGATGAGCAAGTGGCTTCATCAGTGTGTGTATGAAAGACAAAGCTACAGAACAATGTAGACTGCAACAGTCCTTCTGTTTTAGGAATCTTGAAAGATATAGCTATGCAAAGTACAAATACGTTTCATTTTTAGATACATGCTGTgctcttatttaaaataaaaagatacagGCAGTTAAAAAGTGTAGCTCTATTAAAATACCTTGTTCCCTTGGATCAGGTGAAAATCTTTTCCGTATGCCTTTAGTCCTTGTTCAAAATTCCTACATTCTTCCTCTGTCCATACTGACAGTTCTTCTAAAATATGGAAATAGAAAATTAAGGaatctttaaagaaaaaatattttttaaataaactgatcCATAAATCGTCAAAGTGTTCTGGTCTATTGAATTAATATGGTTTTAGCGTCTACTTCTCACTATAATGTTATAATTTTAATTGTCATTTGCTGTGTATTTATCTTATGCAAGACATTGGCTATCCACATACAAATAtggtcaaacaaaaccaaactaaTCATCAGTATCTGAAATTAGGCTACTTTTACGCCATCAAAATAAAACCAGAAGCACCTATTAGTTATTAGATGCACATCTGGGATTACCTTTTAATTATGCCACCCCTATCCAGCTTTAAAGTAGTAcggaaaaacaaaaagaaatataaGTGCAgtcatgcaatattattataaaattgtcaaaaacataaataaccaCAATGAACTcagtccttgtttttttttttttttatatacacacacacacacacacaaatcttaCCTCTGGCAGCTTTTACATTAAATCTTAGTCTTCGTAGTGCTTCTTCAGTATCAAAATTACACTTTACCAACTCATACAGTGCctggaaaatataaatataatgatATAGTTTGGTTAGCTGTCTCTTAAGCCCATGCTGAAAATGTCCAATCTGTAATGTAAAGACCAGGAAGAACAAGATCATCATTTGGAAACACACTGTGCCAAAACACAACTCTCCCTCTTGGCTGTACCTGTTCATTGTCCTTGATATGACATCCTTCAGGAACAGCTTCAACTCCCTTTTCTTCACCAGAGCGTTTTGAAGCTTCAGTCAAGAACTCTACTACTTTATCTTCAGGCACAAATTCTGGATTCCACAGTAATTGGTCATCGTTTTCATACACTGCATTTATAAACAATAGTGGATTCAAATTAtggtttattaaaacacacacacactgatgtcAGTTTCTCTCTCAATTACATTTTCCCCACTATTTAACCTTTTTAGGCATTTGTGGATAACCATGTACTGTATTCCCACATTTAGGGATGTGTATGCCAGTGCTCTTACTTACCTTTCTGATTCTCTTTATATTTGCAAAGGCCAGATGGAGTTTCAGCCTGGTACATGGAGCCAACCATGAtctcctgaaaaaaaatgtagccCATTATCATACACCATTCTTAAT
The sequence above is drawn from the Acipenser ruthenus chromosome 12, fAciRut3.2 maternal haplotype, whole genome shotgun sequence genome and encodes:
- the LOC117416651 gene encoding mesoderm induction early response protein 1-like isoform X2 — protein: MAEPSFGSSSPGGSAGSDDHEFDPSVEMLIHDYDDERTLEEEELMEGETNFSTEIEDLAREGDMPIQELLSLYGYRTGGSPEEEEDGEVEEEEEEEDEEELEDVDNDENSGSSGDMQGTKEERVKDSSEQEDETQSSNDDQAQSFTSHDTSELIRPRRCKYFESNDAEEESEEDEDYIPSEDWKKEIMVGSMYQAETPSGLCKYKENQKVYENDDQLLWNPEFVPEDKVVEFLTEASKRSGEEKGVEAVPEGCHIKDNEQALYELVKCNFDTEEALRRLRFNVKAAREELSVWTEEECRNFEQGLKAYGKDFHLIQGNKQTRLGKRKYNLHPGVTDYMDRLLDETESAASSRAASPPPTTSNSSASHSERDDSSNQNGIAAHDPAEALSCLNEVKTEGLLANGPASHTQEPPPIEKDTNGCSKQDSLSDRECAIVTDGNDNSKHEENYDKPTKRRRLDHDVSSETDNPGTSAQETSSGLKPEESNTKGLNS
- the LOC117416651 gene encoding mesoderm induction early response protein 1-like isoform X1, producing MAEPSFGSSSPGGSAGSDDHEFDPSVEMLIHDYDDERTLEEEELMEGETNFSTEIEDLAREGDMPIQELLSLYGYRTGGSPEEEEDGEVEEEEEEEDEEELEDVDNDENSGSSGDMQGTKEERVKDSSEQEDETQSSNDDQAQSFTSHDTSELIRPRRCKYFESNDAEEESEEDEDYIPSEDWKKEIMVGSMYQAETPSGLCKYKENQKVYENDDQLLWNPEFVPEDKVVEFLTEASKRSGEEKGVEAVPEGCHIKDNEQALYELVKCNFDTEEALRRLRFNVKAAREELSVWTEEECRNFEQGLKAYGKDFHLIQGNKVRTRSVGECVAFYYMWKKSERYDFFAQQTRLGKRKYNLHPGVTDYMDRLLDETESAASSRAASPPPTTSNSSASHSERDDSSNQNGIAAHDPAEALSCLNEVKTEGLLANGPASHTQEPPPIEKDTNGCSKQDSLSDRECAIVTDGNDNSKHEENYDKPTKRRRLDHDVSSETDNPGTSAQETSSGLKPEESNTKGLNS